The following coding sequences are from one Gossypium raimondii isolate GPD5lz chromosome 4, ASM2569854v1, whole genome shotgun sequence window:
- the LOC128031950 gene encoding RING-H2 finger protein ATL78-like: protein MYSISTSSTSSQLLQNFLGNFHSRKLLLYYKQSNQPSAPPPYPQNTSLDQNVCMVLSVIFCGIIFSLGLNLIIKCVLRCSNGSASDSINYPSAAILNKGIEPEALKTFPVVNYSAEMNLQGLDGECVICLSEFTPGEGLRFLPKCNHGFHVRCIDKWLKSHTSCPKCRHCLLETCQKIMGCNQSSRSLESCVPAQDSIMNIQPLEPEGMARDYRGVS from the coding sequence ATGTATTCAATTTCAACTTCTTCTACTTCATCCCAACTATTGCAGAATTTTCTTGGAAACTTCCATTCCAGAAAATTACTGCTTTATTACAAACAATCGAACCAACCATCAGCTCCTCCTCCTTACCCTCAGAATACCAGTTTAGACCAAAATGTTTGCATGGTACTTTCAGTCATCTTTTGTGGCATAATTTTCTCATTGGGGCTAAACTTAATAATCAAATGTGTGCTAAGGTGCTCAAACGGGTCGGCTTCCGACTCCATCAACTACCCTTCAGCTGCAATACTTAATAAAGGAATCGAGCCAGAGGCACTCAAGACTTTCCCTGTGGTGAATTACTCAGCGGAGATGAATCTGCAAGGGCTGGACGGGGAATGCGTGATATGCCTGTCGGAGTTTACACCTGGCGAGGGCCTGCGGTTTCTACCGAAATGCAACCATGGATTTCATGTTCGTTGTATTGATAAGTGGCTTAAATCACACACATCATGCCCCAAATGCAGGCATTGTTTGCTTGAAACATGCCAAAAGATCATGGGATGTAATCAAAGTAGTAGATCATTGGAATCATGTGTTCCAGCTCAGGACAGCATTATGAATATTCAACCTCTGGAACCTGAAGGTATGGCACGTGATTATAGGGGTGTTAGCTGA
- the LOC105779277 gene encoding RING-H2 finger protein ATL78 translates to MTTSITSTLFSQDLYPRKFLLHSSLHPIESPAISPAQQNNSPINDNFHSNATIILLVLICTIISFLGLFCMVKCAIRGSSSVASESGVNPLAKLANKGVERKALNSFPTIKYATELKLTSLDTACAICLSEFAAEERLRILPKCNHGFHTQCIDNWLSSHSSCPTCRHCLIETDQKTDNCSPIGSLEQPLPVQESIINVNVEEN, encoded by the coding sequence ATGACAACTTCAATAACATCAACCCTTTTCTCCCAAGACTTGTATCCAAGAAAATTTCTCCTACATTCCTCTCTTCACCCTATAGAATCCCCTGCAATTTCCCCAGCTCAACAAAACAATTCCCCCATCAATGACAACTTCCATTCAAATGCAACCATTATTCTCTTAGTCCTCATTTGCACCATCATTTCCTTTTTGGGGTTGTTTTGTATGGTCAAGTGTGCAATTAGAGGCTCAAGTTCTGTTGCTTCTGAATCTGGTGTAAACCCTTTAGCCAAGTTAGCTAATAAAGGAGTTGAGAGGAAAGCCTTAAATTCCTTCCCTACCATAAAATACGCGACCGAGTTGAAACTAACCAGCCTAGACACCGCTTGTGCCATATGCTTGTCGGAGTTTGCTGCTGAGGAGCGTCTGCGGATTTTGCCAAAGTGCAACCATGGATTTCATACTCAATGTATCGACAATTGGCTTAGTTCACATTCTTCATGCCCTACATGCAGGCACTGCCTGATAGAAACAGATCAAAAGACCGATAACTGCAGCCCGATAGGTTCCTTGGAACAGCCTCTGCCGGTGCAAGAAAGCATCATCAACGTTAACGTAGAAGAGAACTGA
- the LOC105778868 gene encoding RING-H2 finger protein ATL10-like — protein MEGTQETTKTVFPSSTTCTIVSCLGLFCVSKCGIRGSSSVAADSGVIPSAKSGVEENTLNAFPIVKYASELKLPSLDTACAICLSKFTAGEHLRILPKCNHGFHTPSRQSPSRCVKLWPAMQQETSCSSAQHQQQHCLKCSIEAEPNAAIGFDHFVPM, from the exons ATGGAAGG GACACAAGAAACGACAAAGACAGTTTTTCCATCATCAACTACTTGCACCATCGTTTCCTGTCTTGGGTTGTTTTGTGTTTCCAAGTGTGGAATCAGAGGCTCAAGTTCTGTTGCTGCTGATTCTGGTGTGATCCCTTCGGCCAAGTCAGGAGTCGAGGAAAATACCTTAAATGCCTTCCCTATTGTAAAATACGCAAGCGAGTTGAAACTGCCGAGCCTTGACACCGCTTGTGCTATATGCTTGTCCAAGTTCACTGCTGGGGAGCATCTTCGGATTTTGCCGAAGTGCAACCATGGATTTCATACTCCAT CCAGGCAGAGTCCCTCCCGCTGTGTTAAGCTTTGGCCTGCAATGCAACAGGAGACCAGCTGCAGTTCAGCACAACACCAGCAGCAACACTGCTTGAAGTGCAGCATTGAAGCTGAACCAAATGCAGCAATCGGTTTTGATCATTTTGTTCCTATGTAA
- the LOC105780369 gene encoding transcription factor HBI1-like, which yields MGGASGDSVLPDMVMARQVKPDPGLESPWPELGKVDMAAMGFGPCGYGNGPSFDMNHAISRTSSYPPAVVATKAVEVKGNYEKMASAVGKESFNKRKAEKLQNSNVVAEESKRIKACEDEGEESKITGPNTNKSSNNKKEASGDASKENSKVFEVQKPDFIHVWARRGQATDSHSLAERVRREKIGERIKYLQDLVPGCNKITGKAGMLDEIINYAQSLQRQVEVKK from the exons ATGGGCGGTGCCAGTGGTGACTCGGTGTTACCAGACATGGTTATGGCTCGGCAAGTGAAGCCTGACCCTGGTTTAGAGAGTCCCTGGCCTGAGTTGGGGAAGGTTGACATGGCTGCCATGGGGTTTGGCCCATGTGGATACGGTAATGGCCCTAGTTTTGACATGAACCATGCCATTTCTAGGACTTCTAGCTATCCGCCAGCTGTGGTGGCGACCAAAGCGGTGGAGGTCAAGGGTAACTATGAGAAGATGGCTTCAGCTGTTGGTAAAGAAAGCTTCAACAAAAGGAAAGCTGAAAAGTTGCAAAACTCAAAT GTTGTTGCAGAAGAGTCCAAGAGGATCAAAGCTTGTGAAGATGAAGGAGAAGAGTCGAAAATTACAGGGCCAAACACCAACAAAAGCAGTAACAACAAGAAGGAAGCTTCTGGTGATGCTTCTAAGGAGAATTCAAAGGTTTTTGAGGTTCAAAAGCCTGATTTTATCCACGTCTGGGCACGTCGTGGTCAAGCCACTGATAGCCACAGTTTAGCTGAGAGA GTTAGAAGGGAGAAAATCGGTGAAAGAATAAAGTATCTGCAAGATTTAGTACCAGGATGTAACAAAATCACAGGCAAAGCTGGTATGCTTGATGAAATCATCAATTATGCTCAATCTCTTCAACGGCAAGTAGAGGTAAAAAAATAA
- the LOC105780370 gene encoding RING-H2 finger protein ATL78-like, with protein sequence MTSSTTSTHFPLELLDSFHPRKLLYHPAQEHNFFIINYFHANAATVLLVLSCAIVSSFGLLCMAKCSFRGSSSVAAESDSFRGSSSVAAESGENRSTKSAHVGVKQKALNAFPIVKYATELKLPSLDTTCAICLSEFAAGEILRILPKCNHGFHILCIDTWLSSHSSCPTCRHSLVETDQKANNCSQEVPVPMQETMNIEVN encoded by the coding sequence ATGACAAGTTCAACAACATCCACCCATTTCCCCCTAGAGTTGCTTGATAGCTTCCATCCAAGAAAACTTCTTTACCACCCAGCTCAAGAACACAATTTTTTCATCATTAACTACTTCCATGCAAATGCAGCCACTGTTCTCTTAGTCCTCAGTTGCGCCATCGTTTCCTCTTTTGGGTTGCTTTGTATGGCCAAGTGTTCATTTAGAGGCTCAAGTTCTGTTGCTGCCGAATCTGATTCATTTAGAGGCTCAAGTTCTGTTGCTGCCGAATCTGGGGAGAACCGTTCAACCAAGTCAGCCCATGTAGGAGTTAAGCAGAAAGCCTTAAATGCCTTCCCTATAGTAAAATATGCAACCGAGTTGAAACTGCCGAGCCTAGACACCACTTGTGCTATATGCTTGTCCGAGTTTGCTGCTGGGGAGATTCTGCGGATCTTGCCAAAGTGCAATCATGGATTTCATATTCTATGTATAGATACATGGCTTAGTTCACATTCTTCATGCCCTACATGCCGGCACTCCCTGGTTGAAACGGACCAAAAGGCCAATAATTGTAGCCAGGAAGTGCCTGTGCCGATGCAGGAAACCATGAACATAGAAGTGAACTAG